The genome window TGCCAAGTCATTAATAACTTGCTTCTGAATGTATCAATGTCAAATGATCGAACACTATCTGGGGCCGATGAATTCCTTCCTATTCTTATCTATATTACTATTAAGGCAAGCTCCGTTTGGCAACTTTTTTCCCCTTGCTCTGTTTCTTGACTAAATTGATTACAACAGAGAAGCTACCTGAATATTTGATGTAGGCCAATCCTCCTCAGCTGCACTCAAATCTGAAGTTTGTTCAGCTCTTCAGAAGAGAAACAAAGCTTATCTCAGAAGTCGAATATTATCTGACAAATCTCATTTCAGCAAAGATGTTTATAATAAATGCCAATGCCCGCTCACTATCTATGGAAGAAAGTGAGTTTCAGAAGCATATGGAATTGGCAAGACTAAGTACTCAAATATCTGTTGCTAGCCCTAGTAGTTCACAGGGACTTCCTGCATCGGCCAAGGCACTTCACGAGGAAAGTGATATAGCAGGTCTGCTCGATCATGTTTTCGATTTATTTGGAGCAGTTTGTTTGAGCATGGATTGCATTCCAGTTTTAACTTCACTTACAAAATCAGTTCCTTTTTTCCTCCATTGAATATAACGTGGTTTTTCTTGTGGTCTTGTACAAGAACCATTTTACCTAAAAACTAGGATAAAGTAGTTAATGTTAAGGTTTTTCCTCTGTGTTAAGCTTTTTCCTCTGGGATACGCTGCATAGTCTTCAGATTTCCCTTTGAATGGTTATTGTGTGACCCCAATCTACTTTCAGGATTTAGATTCAGTTTTGCTTGGTATTGTCGCATAATCATTAAAAGGGTCCGcttggttttgcttagattcAGTTTTGCTTGGTAATGTTTGAATTGATATTTAACAGGCTCCAGATTCCCCTTCATGGACTCAGAAACCGAAAGTTTGACAACAGGGGAAGTCAAGCAATTGCATGACCTCTATAGGCAAGTAGTCACCAGATATACACTACTGTCTAAAGCTTTAAGAAAGTTATCCATAGATGAGGATCAGCTCCTTAATTCAGTACATGATTCATGAAGTGATCTGAAGATGCTGGGTAGAGTTGGTATCAATTAATTATGAGCAGCCTCCATATCCACAATACTCATGCAAGTTCAAATGGAGAAAACACATGCACCCTGTTTCCATTGGTTGCAGCCtcataggaaaaagaatgaGGTCTTACACTCATGCTTGTTCCTCCTTCAGATCTCAATGCATGTATGTGCTAGAAGGCTCCATCAAGTCCAACGCGATACAGGTATGGGTGTCTGTTCCTTTGCGGCTTTGCAAGCTACATGAGGATGCAGTTCTGATGCTTTCTGGTGTGGTCCTTTGTTTGTGCAGGGCTATTACCTGTGAATTGGGCCTTGTGCATGGCAGATGCTGCTTTTCGCTATGAGGTGTCCTCACAGTCAGCCAGAAATTGAGTAGCTCTTCTTCCAAATTAGTGGACCCAGAGGGAGGCATTGAAGTGAAACATCTACCAACAAGATATAACTAGCGCCACCTATGCACGGTTAGCTCATGCTGATGCTTCGGCTGGTGATCCTTGTTATGTCTGATGGATTTCCCAACATCAGTTCTGTGCAAAACAGAAAATTGACGATTTCACAACTTATTGCTCGAGCCATCAACTTCTAAACGTCTTAACAGTATTTTGGCGCTGATAGGCTTCCTGCAATGGAGAGAGTGAATTCTGACACGGAACGCAGGACACATTAGGACTTCTGGGGAAGGCAGGGATGGAGAGGGAGTACCATAGGCTGGAAAAATTCTGAAGCCCGTCATGCTGTACAACTATGCTTTGTTGATTGCGACATtctgtagttttttttctttggaatACGTAGAAGAAATGTGTATATTTGTATTAAGTAGAAGAAATGtatatctttgtattaagtAGAAGAAAGTTGACAGTGTTCTGTAGTTAATGTCGAGCCTTGAGGTTTGAGCATTGTAGTATTAGGAAAAGGATGGAATTGTGCTACACATTAATGGGATGTTATGGCAATGTACTGGGGGAGCTAATCTGCGGAAATTGGAACAAAGGAACTTACATGTTCGGTTACAAAAAGGTGTTATCGCCCTACTCTGCTCAAGAACTAGCCGTAATTTTGACATAAAATTTATGTCTGTTTGGAGGAGAAAAGAAGACCATAAAAAAAACGTGGTCGGCAGGATTCGAACCTGCGCGGGCAAAGCCCACATGATTTCTAGTCATGCCCGATAACCACTCCGGCACGACCACTGTTGTGCAACCTTAATTCCAAGGTGCCATATAGTTTTATACAAGGTTGATGTTAACAATCAGCACTATTTTGACTTAAAATACATGGGGAATGCAACGCTTGCGCATGCACGGCTATCTCAGTCGCTCATCCTTTATATTTGATACTCATGTATCCATTAATTCCTTCACATActctataatatttttttcacctaccCGATAGGAATCCCTGTATAAATAAATGGTCCTAAGTCCTTATGGCCTAGTAGAATTTTCGTATTCTAAAATAGGTCCATTGCATTTTATCACATCCATAGGTTTTATGTCCAAAGATTTATTCAACGCACCCGCCAAATCAGTTCATACATAGACATGCAAATGCAATGTCATTAGCAGAGAGCTTTCAACTCCAGGTGCATAACGTAGGCTCTTCCATAGCTCTGGACCACGCATCTATGTAGCGAAGTCTTGCGTGAACCGCGGACCTCGTCTCATTCGAGCTTCTGCAGCTGGGCCGcgggcctccgagccgcggccACCGTGTACTCGAGCAGCGGCCGCACCGGCGGGGCCGGCAGCGCGGCGGGAGGCGGGCGACGGGCGGTCGTTGTGGTAGCGGTACTAGGCCCGGCCGTGGACAGCAGGAGGCGGAAGGTCCAGGCGAGCACGTCGGGCGCGAAGACGCGGAAGACGAGGAAGACCTCGGACCAGCTGGGTTGCTTGACGTAGGCGTCGCCGCGGCAGGCGCCGGCCACCAGCACCCGCGCGTACGCCTCCACGTTCCCTCCCGTCAGCGTCGCCGCCTCCCGTTCTTCCTTCCACTGCATCTCCGCCAAGCCTTCCTCGAGCGTGAACTTGCCGCCGCTGGCGTCGCCGCCGATCCAGCCGTGCGTCGCCACGGTGACGCCCACGTCGTCCTTCACCTCGTACCGGAGCGTCTCGTAGAAGTCCAACACCGCTGCCTTCGCCGCCTGAGACACGGCCAAAATGACGAGTGCGTACGTTCGTAGTGTGTTCAGCATTCATTATACAACCTGTAGAGGCTCTGGACTTACAGAGTAGAGGCTCATCCTGGGCATGGGCAGCCAGCTCTCGACGGACGCGTTCACCACCACACGGCCGTGGCTCCGCCGCAGGTAGGGGAGGGCGGCGTAGGTCGGGTAAACATTTCCCCAGAAGTTGATGTCCTGGTCAGGTGAGCAAACGGGGCAGAAATTTTCACAATCGATCAAGGTCATAATGCATGCGcgtattatatatttttcagatttctttatttcttttttggtgTGAATGTGATGCTGCAACTGCAGTAAAGCACCGCTGATTGATCAAATTGTTTGTTCTCTGGTGCACCACAAACTTGGCATGCATGCTTCGACAACATACCATGAGATGAGGGAAAGCGGcggtgtctccggcctcctcgAAGTTGAAATCGTGCCCCAAGCTTACTGTGTTCACCAGATGATTCACTGCAAAATGTGTTTTTTTCAGAGAATCACCCCAGTCGAAGGAAAGAACTTGGAAATCTACTACCAGGCATGCAAGAGATCGAATGTACGACGGCTCGGCATTGATTGATTCTGTTGCGTGGGAAATTCAGTAATACTGGTACTCACGTTGACCGAAGTAGCTGACGGTGTCGCTGACGAGCCTCCGGCAGTCGTCCTCCTTGACGACGTCGGCGGCGATGACGAGGACCTGCCCGGCGCCCAGCAGCCGCGCGTTGTCGCGGATTACGAACAGCCGGTGCTCCCGCCTCGCCACCAGCACCAGGTTCGCGTTCCGCCTCGCGTACTCGTACGCTATTTGCTGCATCAGTTAACCCATTGATCAAAGGCATATCGGTCTCCTGCATGGGCAGCCGTGCATGTCGCCGGCCGGAGCACGCACGAGAGCGAGCGGGAGGACAAGAAGCAAATTGTGACGTACCTCGCCGATGGCGGAGGAGGCGCCGGTGATGACGACGACCTTGCCGAGCATGTCCTCCTTGGTCAGGGTCTTGATCACCCACTCCACGCCGCGCAGGAGCGACAACGTCGGCCACGCGAACGCCAGCATCACCATGCTCGCCGGCGGCACCACCAGGTCCATCACCGCGTTCAGCACCTGATCCATGTCTCTATCTCCTCCCTCGATCACTCTCTTATCAAGTCCTTTCTCGACTCTGCTTATATACACGCACGG of Phragmites australis chromosome 3, lpPhrAust1.1, whole genome shotgun sequence contains these proteins:
- the LOC133911302 gene encoding 11-beta-hydroxysteroid dehydrogenase B-like — translated: MDQVLNAVMDLVVPPASMVMLAFAWPTLSLLRGVEWVIKTLTKEDMLGKVVVITGASSAIGEQIAYEYARRNANLVLVARREHRLFVIRDNARLLGAGQVLVIAADVVKEDDCRRLVSDTVSYFGQLNHLVNTVSLGHDFNFEEAGDTAAFPHLMDINFWGNVYPTYAALPYLRRSHGRVVVNASVESWLPMPRMSLYSAAKAAVLDFYETLRYEVKDDVGVTVATHGWIGGDASGGKFTLEEGLAEMQWKEEREAATLTGGNVEAYARVLVAGACRGDAYVKQPSWSEVFLVFRVFAPDVLAWTFRLLLSTAGPSTATTTTARRPPPAALPAPPVRPLLEYTVAAARRPAAQLQKLE